The window CAACACAGGGCTAATTTGCCCAAAGAGTGATGTATTATAAGCTGTTGCGCCAATACCGATGCTCTGCTTATTCTCCCATACAAGCACACCCTGTTGCAGCAGGGAAGGAGTAAAATGCAACAGATCCCTCCGGTGTAATTTGTATCCCGGCAGGCTTATCTTGCGCACATAAAAATAAATAAGCGGCCCAAGAGCCAACGAAAATTGAAGTGGTAATTGGTTCCAGTAGGGAAAGTATGCATCCAGGCCAACGCTTTGTCCCAATATCCGGACCATCCATAAAACAACAGCTAACAAGCCAAGGGCCAGAAACCGGTTTGCAGTACGGTTCAGTTTTGGGGTAAACCATAACAATACGGTAAAAGTCAGGCCTATAAATATCGCCGCCAAAAACGCCAGATCATAAAGGGTAATATGGAATATATATGGCTTCACAAGATCAAATAACTCAATCGTTGTTCCAAATAGCTAATATGCTGATATATTGATAATTAAAAAAGCAACATTATTAACATTGTAATAAAAACGAACATGCCGTTGTCCGCTTTTGAAATGTGCCGTCCCGTCCGGAAAAAGCTATACAGATTTGCTGACTAATGTTGAAAAACTTCAGGCAGCGAGCGACATATTAAATTACTATTCGATTTTACTTCGAAGCAATCTGACGCCTATTAATATAGTCCAGACCGGGAGGGTCAAAACGCCGATAAATGAGCCAATATAAAGAAATAGATGTACAACTATATTTGCCGTGGTTTCGGCGGGTATCTTGTCCATTACCTCATCTGATGGAGCAGGTATATGAAAAATAACATTATCCACAAATATGCCATATCCAATGGGAAATAAGCCGGCTAATATAAGTCCCGAGCCAACAATTATTCCAAACCACCTAAGCCATTGAGGAATAAATACCTTTAAACGCCAACATGCAACGATAACCCAGGCACCAAAAACACCTTGTGGAGCCATATACAAAGTATCTGCAAGAATTTTAGGGAAGATGAGCAATAGAAATAGTACAGTAAAACAAAGCGCACCAATTCCAACATTGAGAAATGCTTGCGTTATTTTTAAATTTTGTTCCTTGATGATTTTAAACAGCGCAATTGAAACTGGAATTAAAAAGAGAAATTGGAAAATAACACAGGAGTCATGAACTCTAATTGGAAGAGTTCCATTTTGTGAATCTTGATTGCGGATTAAAAGAAACCCAATAAGTGAAAAATACGCAATCATCCCCAATATGCCGCTTGCAATTGCTGCCCGTCCAGCAGTACGATAAGGTGAATTCATTGAACAGCAACTGGTTTTAAGAGTTAATTTTATATTGTAATGTAAAGCTATGCTTAAATGTTTAGAAAAAACGCTAATTAACGTTTATCAATCTAATATCGATAGTAATTAGGTCTGTAGTGTAAACTTTTATCCCTTTTGGGGTTAGATTGATAAACGCCGGGTTCCCGTTGAAGGAGATTGCGGACCCCAAAAAAGGTATAAAATTTCATGCAAAAAAAATCCCCACTCGCCGGAGTGGGGATAAATCATTGATTTTGTGGCTCCTGAGGCTGGGCTCGAACCAGCGACCCTCTGATTAACAGTCAGATGCTCTAACCGGCTGAGCTACTCAGGACTATTTTTCCGTTTGGAGTGGTGCAAAAGTATAATTTCTGCGGTAATTTCACAATATTTGCGCAAAAAAAATTTAAAATATTTTCCATGAGTTTGTTAGTTATTGGTACTGTGGCATTTGACGCAATTGAGACCCCCTTCGGGAAGACGGATAAAATCGTCGGCGGGTCGGCAACCTTCGCAAGTTTGGGCGCATCTTACTTTTTTGATGATATAAATATCGTTGCCGTGGTAGGCGATGACTTCCCGCAAAGCGAGATTGAAGACCTTAACAAACACAATGTAGATACCGAAGGGCTGCAAATTAAACAGGGAGAAAAATCATTTTTCTGGAGCGGCAGGTATCATAACGACATGAACAGCCGTGATACATTGGTTACCGAATTGAACGTTTTGGCCGATTTTGATCCAATAATTCCCGAATCATACCAGGATTGTGAATACCTGATGCTGGGCAATTTATCGCCACAGGTTCAGCAAAGCGTTATCGAACGCCTTAAAAACCGCCCCAAACTGATTGTAATGGACACCATGAACTTTTGGATGGATATTGCATTAGATGAATTATTGAAAACTTTGAAGCTAGTAGATGTACTAACCATTAATGATGCGGAAGCACGCCAGCTATCGGGCGAATTTTCGCTGGTAAAAGCTGCCCGTAAAATTTTAACCATGGGCCCGCAGTACCTGATCATTAAAAAAGGTGAGCACGGCGCCCTGCTTTTTCATGAAGATAAAATATTCAGCGCCCCCGCCCTTCCATTAGAGGAGGTTTTTGACCCCACAGGCGCAGGCGACACGTTTGCAGGCGGGTTTATCGGCTATATGGCCAAAGCGGGCACTGTGAGCTTCGAAAGCATGAAAAACGCCATCATCTATGGCTCGGCCCTGGCATCATTCTGCGTGGAGAAGTTTGGATCTGAAAGATTAAGGAACCTGACACAGGAAGAAATTACTGCCCGCATAGCCCAATTTGTGGGATTGGCCAAGTTTGAGATATAAGGAGCCAGCCCCACCCAAACCCTCCCCGGAAGGGAGGGCTTTAATATTGCCCTGCAAACTTTCAAGTCTCCCCCACCGGGGGAGATTTAGAGGGGGCCTGCGTGTAGCGTACCCACTTTTTCAAACTTTTCAAATACAGTTTCAGTATGCGGCGCATCAACAAGCTCGGGAGTTAGGTCCTGGCCGGCCCAATGTTCGTAATGTTTGCCATTGCGCCATAGGCGGCTTTCGGTTACATCATATATAATGCCTTTATAGGCCACCCAAATCTGGGGTTTATCCTGCCCGTTGCGCAGCGCCAGTTGCGATTTGGTATATTGGGGCAGCTCAGTCATTAGTTTTTCGTCTTGCTTTAAAGTATTCAAAAAAGCCGATGTTCATAAGTAACAGCGCCATTAGATAAAAATGATCTTCTACGGGTATAGTCCCTACCCTTTTGCCCATGTTTTGGCTATTGTTGTATATAACCACCGGGATGGCTGTTAAAATTCCGTTGACGATATAAAAAGGGAGCAGCGCCACTACATATGCTGCGTAAAACCAGCTAAGCCACTCTGCTTTAATTACATATTGAACCATTAACACCAATGCAAGTAAAAGCCCAAAAGTAATTGCAGTATAAATTTTATTATAATAAAAAATAAGCCCTAAAACAGAAAACATTACAACCAGGCTACTGATGATATTGGTTAACCGGGTATCTATTTGCCATTTTACGTAATAGTTTAAGCAGGCATAAATAAAAATACATGCAAAAGGCACTGTTAAAAAGAAAAGCACTTCTTCTAACGGCAAACCCCAGATTGTAACACCGACAATATATTGCGGGTTAAAGGACCAAACGCCTTTCATGGTAAACAGCACATCCCAAAACAAAAAGAAAAGGCCGGTTATAGCCATGCCCGGCCATATATATTTCCAGCTTTTATAAAAATGCACCTTTTTATCAAACGACAATCCAAACGGGAAAAAAACCGTCAATATATTGATGATGAGGTAAGTGTATCTCACTTTAATTCGGCTAAATGTTTGTTCAGATCATCATTTTGTGCGGGGGTGCAGCGTTTGGAATTCAGCAGAAATTTGATGATGGCTACCGTTAAATCCTTATCACCAGTACCATAGTTTTTTTTATCAAGCTGAGTTATAATTTCGTCACGATCGGTAACAAGGTCCTTGTTAAAACCTAAAAAGCCAGGCACGTTATGCTCAACCGAAAAACGTAAAAACCGGATCTCGATATTGTGCGGATCGGCGCTTACGGCTGTTTTGTAGGTAGCCTCGGCATTGTTAAGGTGTTTCACCTTCATATAAGGATTCCAGCTGAGCTTGGCCTTACATGCCGATAATGTAGCAATGTATGCTTTAATAACCCCGGCAGGGTTCTTGATTACAGCCAGGCTTTTATATAACGAATCGGTTGTTTTGCTGCTGTTCATGCACACCACCAATAAACTCCGGATACGCCTCAGGTTAGGCTCGTCTGCACGGCTTTGTTGGGTAACCAGCAACATCAGGATAATAGATGCAATAAAATAGATACGGTTGTTCATGAGGTGCAATTTAGCCCTTGTGGCAACGTGTTAACAGTCGCCTGGTAGCCGCCACGGCTTAGTCAAAAGTACAAATTGAAACCCATAATGTTTCAAAACAAAAAACCCGCCTTTAATAAGCGGGTTTTTTATTATATATATGGTTGAGTTTATAAATTTAGTTTTCGGCGTAAACGGGTTTGGCAATTCCGTTATCGTAGGCTTTCAGGTTCTTCTTCAGCAGTTTACGTGCTACGTGTATCCGGGTTTTTACTGTACCTATCGGAATATCTAAATGATCGGCAATTTCATGGTATTTGTGACCTTCAAAATACATGGTAAATGGCACATAATAATCACTGGGCAACCTATCTAAAGCTCTTTTAATATCATCCATCACAAATTTAGCTTCACCTTGATTTTTTGTTGAACTGAATACCAGGTTTGGCGAAGAGATTTCGTCGCTTTTGGTAACAAATGTGCTCATTTTAACAAAACGGCGATAGTTGTTAATAAACGTATTTTTCATGATGGTGTATAACCACCCTTTTAAATTGGTACCTTCTTTAAACTTATTGTAATAAGTTATGGCCTTCAACATTGTATCCTGAACAAGGTCGTTAGCATCGTCTGCGTCGTGCGTAAAATGTAAGGCGTATGATCTTAATGAAGTTGCCTGGCGCAGTACAAGGGTGTTAAACTCAATCTTTGTCATTTTGTTAAAGTTTTGTGTTAACAGTTAGGCAAGCATAGTGCCAGTACTGTATTAAATACAGCACAAAACACCACTTTGCGCCTTAAAATCAACAAACAAAACAAAAGTGTAAATATTACACTTTAACAACAAACAACAACCTGCTTATCAGACTATTAAATACATAAAAAAGCACCACAAAACAGAATACCAAAACAAATATTCCAGCAAAAACTTTATTGAAAACAAATGAAAACAAAATCGAAAATTTAGTTAAAATTTATTTTTTTAACTAATAATATTCACCTCGCGTTGTAGCATAACGCCAAATTTAGCGTA is drawn from Mucilaginibacter ginsenosidivorax and contains these coding sequences:
- a CDS encoding PfkB family carbohydrate kinase; the protein is MSLLVIGTVAFDAIETPFGKTDKIVGGSATFASLGASYFFDDINIVAVVGDDFPQSEIEDLNKHNVDTEGLQIKQGEKSFFWSGRYHNDMNSRDTLVTELNVLADFDPIIPESYQDCEYLMLGNLSPQVQQSVIERLKNRPKLIVMDTMNFWMDIALDELLKTLKLVDVLTINDAEARQLSGEFSLVKAARKILTMGPQYLIIKKGEHGALLFHEDKIFSAPALPLEEVFDPTGAGDTFAGGFIGYMAKAGTVSFESMKNAIIYGSALASFCVEKFGSERLRNLTQEEITARIAQFVGLAKFEI
- a CDS encoding cytochrome b5 domain-containing protein encodes the protein MTELPQYTKSQLALRNGQDKPQIWVAYKGIIYDVTESRLWRNGKHYEHWAGQDLTPELVDAPHTETVFEKFEKVGTLHAGPL
- a CDS encoding lycopene cyclase domain-containing protein; the encoded protein is MRYTYLIINILTVFFPFGLSFDKKVHFYKSWKYIWPGMAITGLFFLFWDVLFTMKGVWSFNPQYIVGVTIWGLPLEEVLFFLTVPFACIFIYACLNYYVKWQIDTRLTNIISSLVVMFSVLGLIFYYNKIYTAITFGLLLALVLMVQYVIKAEWLSWFYAAYVVALLPFYIVNGILTAIPVVIYNNSQNMGKRVGTIPVEDHFYLMALLLMNIGFFEYFKARRKTND
- a CDS encoding RNA polymerase sigma factor; this translates as MTKIEFNTLVLRQATSLRSYALHFTHDADDANDLVQDTMLKAITYYNKFKEGTNLKGWLYTIMKNTFINNYRRFVKMSTFVTKSDEISSPNLVFSSTKNQGEAKFVMDDIKRALDRLPSDYYVPFTMYFEGHKYHEIADHLDIPIGTVKTRIHVARKLLKKNLKAYDNGIAKPVYAEN